A single Tachypleus tridentatus isolate NWPU-2018 chromosome 9, ASM421037v1, whole genome shotgun sequence DNA region contains:
- the LOC143227461 gene encoding uncharacterized protein LOC143227461: METNPRIVHLKFVERERETEEMLSMDMLLVSTSSCVFSSQGISFFTLDLLVLNVIFASLSLPAVQGGNLISEEQMTVIRAQDQQMSKNISIPHFVYELYEDMLVSDCNKTVIRTVPATGAEKTEAVFHFIIPPANQEDKFYKAEIRVIFPDAYCQRPLTLDLYWTSQRVEVSNSGANSEKSFFGRKQLNGSQSMCEISVDCTQLLEADSFNLDQKYSVSFELFLQQEITSSTIMRFANVSEIEVFAVLCYKSSLLCSESSAIFRHKRQVLKAARKQSFVTRKNMKLEAKHCSRKPLYVDMHNIGWDNWVISPKGFLANQCEGQCPFPISEHLNGTNHALIRSLLHTFSPDVEPACCVPIRLKPVTLLYVDDHNNVVLRQYENMAVEECGCR; the protein is encoded by the exons ATGGAAACGAATCCACGCATTGTCCATCTTAAGtttgtagagagagagagagagacagaggaGATGTTGTCAATGGACATGCTTCTTGTTTCAACTTCGAGTTGTGTGTTTTCCTCTCAAGGAATATCTTTCTTCACACTAGATCTCCTCGTGTTGAACGTAATATTCGCTTCTCTTAGCTTGCCAGCGGTCCAAGGGGGAAATCTAATTTCTGAGGAGCAGATGACAGTTATACGTGCTCAGGATCAACAGATGAGCAAGAACATATCAATACCTCACTTTGTGTACGAGCTGTATGAGGATATGTTGGTGTCTGATTGCAACAAGACAGTTATTAGAACCGTACCTGCTACTG gtgcTGAGAAAACGGAAGCTGTATTTCACTTCATTATTCCACCTGCTAATCAGGAAGATAAATTTTACAAAGCTGAAATTAGGGTTATTTTTCCTGATGCTTATTGTCAACGACCTCTCACTCTTGATCTTTACTGGACATCTCAAAGGGTCGAAGTTTCAAATAGTGGAGCCAATTCTGAGAAATCCTTTTTTGGGAGGAAACAACTCAACGGATCGCAGTCAATGTGTGAAATATCGGTCGATTGCACACAACTACTGGAAGCGGATAGTTTTAACCTTGATCAGAAATATTCAGTATCTTTTGAACTATTTCTTCAACAAGAAATCACGTCATCCACTATAATGCGTTTTGCCAATGTGTCAGAAATTGAAGTTTTTGCTGTTTTATGTTATAAGAGCTCCCTCTTGTGTTCGGAATCCAGCGCCATCTTCCGCCATAAGCGTCAAGTTCTTAAAGCTGCAAGAAAACAGTCTTTTGTAACCAGGAAAAACATGAAATTGGAAGCCAAGCACTGCTCAAGAAAGCCTCTTTATGTCGATATGCATAATATTGGCTGGGATAACTGGGTTATTTCCCCGAAAGGTTTCTTAGCTAATCAATGTGAGGGGCAATGCCCTTTTCCAATCAGTGAACATTTAAACGGAACCAACCACGCCCTTATTCGAAGCCTACTCCATACATTTAGTCCTGACGTTGAACCAGCTTGCTGCGTACCTATCAGATTGAAGCCCGTGACGCTTCTTTACGTTGACGACCACAACAACGTTGTTCTACGTCAATACGAAAATATGGCAGTGGAAGAATGTGGATGTCGCTGA